A single Corynebacterium resistens DSM 45100 DNA region contains:
- a CDS encoding ThiF family adenylyltransferase, whose protein sequence is MVNQPFLSLPKREQLRTARHLNLPGFGAEQQQQLHDARVLIVGAGGLGCPAMQSLAAAGVGTIVLYDDDTVDVTNLQRQILFSADDVGRPKVDVVAEQLRRLQPDLNIETHQLRLNPDNIVEAFSRVDVVLDGSDNFATKFLVADAAEITHTPLVWATVLRFAGQLSVFRTGEVGLRDVFPEQPSGDSIPDCASAGVLGATTAVMGSLAATEVIKILTNIGEPLLGRMLSYDALTATTRIFNVVADPDREPVAELIDHRYTTGACSTADTGVRSTATTDRAPAAGLTGTSARETLLQLISSGKATALDVREYHEKLLTDLPNLGSSGESEHLAMSELGGPDGRLDVASEKVENLLQRHANSDVVVYCASGVRSQHFVDTYGQVASEHGVSLYNLPGGVKG, encoded by the coding sequence GTGGTGAATCAACCCTTCCTGAGCCTGCCGAAGCGGGAGCAGCTACGCACCGCCCGTCACCTCAACCTGCCGGGTTTTGGCGCTGAACAGCAACAACAGTTGCATGACGCCAGAGTGCTCATCGTCGGCGCCGGGGGCCTTGGTTGCCCGGCCATGCAGTCTTTGGCTGCGGCGGGAGTGGGCACCATCGTGTTGTATGACGATGACACGGTCGATGTCACCAACTTGCAGCGCCAGATTCTTTTCAGCGCGGACGATGTCGGTCGCCCCAAAGTGGATGTCGTCGCAGAGCAGTTACGCCGCTTGCAGCCTGACTTGAATATCGAAACTCACCAGCTGCGCCTGAATCCAGACAACATTGTCGAAGCGTTTTCGCGGGTCGATGTTGTCTTGGACGGTTCCGATAACTTCGCTACCAAGTTCTTAGTTGCCGACGCCGCCGAGATCACCCACACTCCGCTCGTATGGGCAACGGTGTTGCGTTTTGCTGGGCAGCTGTCGGTCTTCCGCACGGGTGAGGTGGGCTTGCGCGACGTCTTCCCGGAACAGCCCTCCGGGGATTCCATCCCGGACTGCGCTTCCGCTGGGGTTCTCGGTGCTACGACTGCGGTGATGGGATCCCTCGCAGCCACGGAGGTCATCAAGATTCTCACGAACATTGGTGAGCCCTTACTGGGCAGGATGCTTTCCTATGATGCGCTGACGGCTACTACTCGTATCTTCAATGTCGTGGCGGATCCGGACCGCGAGCCGGTTGCCGAACTGATAGATCATCGCTATACGACAGGGGCTTGTAGCACGGCGGATACCGGTGTACGTAGCACAGCGACTACCGATCGGGCGCCCGCCGCCGGCCTCACTGGAACTAGTGCACGCGAAACCTTGTTGCAGCTGATCTCCAGCGGCAAGGCCACTGCGCTGGACGTGCGCGAATACCACGAAAAATTGCTGACGGACCTGCCCAATTTGGGCTCATCCGGAGAATCCGAACATCTGGCGATGAGTGAACTAGGTGGGCCAGATGGCAGGCTCGATGTGGCGTCGGAGAAAGTAGAAAATCTACTGCAACGCCACGCGAATAGCGATGTGGTGGTGTACTGCGCGTCTGGGGTACGTAGCCAGCACTTTGTAGATACGTATGGGCAGGTTGCCAGCGAACACGGAGTGTCCCTGTACAACCTGCCCGGAGGGGTTAAGGGTTAG
- the thiO gene encoding glycine oxidase ThiO — translation MKTYPHVLIGAGIIGLTTAVELLRAGVDAREIAIVDPSPISGASWVAGGMLAPVAEVQYGQEQLYPLMVRAAELWPELVSFVQARTDLPTGYREDSTLVVAADRADATHLSELMAHQNSHGMDVHRIPTRRARQLEPGLSPQLAGAVEIPGDHQINPRLFCAATMDVLANAGVTFIERKAVKLVHKSGGCAEVVFDGGDPVGVGQSVYLCNGLGGNYVKDAPYLPLRPVRGDLVRLAVPEQLHAPVDRVVRGFVEDRPIYVIPRTDGTIALGATSREDNRQKPSADGVYTLLRDAIRVVPGLEECEFLEAIAGARPGTPDDLPLLGKVGTNVVVSNGYFRHGILLSALGAKVSAVLGLSDGAEVNGPAESLKAASEAVGVDMSACAFDRFNNEGV, via the coding sequence ATGAAGACGTATCCCCATGTGCTCATCGGTGCAGGGATCATTGGTCTCACGACAGCCGTGGAGCTGCTTCGGGCAGGTGTTGATGCACGTGAAATTGCGATCGTGGATCCTTCGCCAATCAGTGGAGCTTCTTGGGTTGCCGGGGGCATGCTCGCGCCCGTGGCGGAGGTGCAGTACGGGCAAGAACAGCTGTATCCGCTGATGGTGCGCGCCGCGGAACTATGGCCGGAGCTGGTGAGTTTTGTGCAGGCACGCACCGATCTGCCCACCGGCTACCGGGAGGATTCAACCCTCGTGGTCGCCGCCGATCGTGCAGATGCCACGCACCTTTCGGAGCTGATGGCGCACCAAAATAGTCACGGTATGGATGTCCACCGCATACCCACCCGGCGAGCGCGCCAACTAGAACCAGGATTATCACCACAGCTCGCGGGTGCGGTGGAGATCCCCGGCGATCATCAAATCAATCCCCGTTTGTTCTGCGCGGCCACTATGGATGTGCTGGCCAACGCGGGAGTCACCTTCATTGAGCGCAAGGCTGTGAAGCTCGTCCACAAATCTGGCGGGTGTGCTGAAGTGGTATTCGATGGCGGGGATCCGGTGGGCGTCGGTCAAAGTGTGTACCTCTGCAACGGACTGGGCGGAAACTACGTAAAAGATGCGCCATACTTGCCGCTGCGACCAGTGCGCGGAGACCTTGTGCGTTTGGCGGTCCCCGAACAGCTGCACGCTCCGGTGGATCGTGTGGTTCGGGGATTCGTGGAGGATCGGCCGATCTACGTGATTCCACGGACGGATGGCACGATTGCTCTGGGAGCGACGAGCCGAGAAGACAATCGGCAAAAACCCAGCGCGGATGGGGTCTACACCCTGTTAAGGGATGCGATTCGTGTGGTTCCGGGACTAGAGGAATGTGAGTTCCTCGAGGCCATCGCGGGTGCTCGGCCGGGCACTCCAGACGATCTTCCGCTGCTAGGGAAGGTTGGGACGAATGTGGTGGTTTCCAATGGATACTTCCGGCATGGGATTTTGTTGTCAGCGTTGGGCGCTAAAGTGAGCGCTGTGCTTGGGTTGAGCGACGGGGCCGAGGTCAATGGGCCAGCTGAATCTTTGAAAGCCGCCTCGGAAGCAGTAGGCGTGGATATGAGTGCGTGTGCATTCGATAGATTCAACAATGAAGGAGTGTGA
- a CDS encoding thiamine phosphate synthase, which produces MDSSYLNCYFVTGRAVAEPTATPSGDEIAQIVGVATKAAIGGAGIIQIRSKPITVRALTELAIKVAAAVREVNPETKVVIDDRVDVAAALMAKHNIHGVHIGQDDLDPRLAREVLGPDAIIGLTTGTLKLVENANSYADVIDYVGAGPFRPTPTKNSGREPLGVAGYSPLVEASQVPVVAIGDVHAEDAADLAATGVAGVAIVRGFMQAADPAAAARQVKQAFNSDATPAPHNAE; this is translated from the coding sequence CTGGATTCCTCGTACCTGAACTGCTATTTCGTCACTGGACGAGCCGTTGCCGAACCTACCGCCACCCCGAGCGGAGACGAAATCGCGCAGATCGTGGGCGTCGCCACGAAAGCAGCAATAGGTGGCGCTGGCATCATCCAGATCCGCAGCAAGCCCATCACGGTGCGAGCTTTGACGGAACTCGCGATCAAGGTGGCTGCCGCGGTGCGGGAAGTGAATCCCGAAACCAAGGTCGTCATCGATGATCGCGTGGATGTAGCCGCCGCTTTGATGGCCAAGCACAACATTCACGGGGTTCACATCGGTCAGGACGATTTGGATCCCCGCTTGGCTCGCGAAGTGCTGGGCCCTGACGCGATTATTGGCCTGACCACCGGCACGTTGAAGCTAGTGGAAAACGCGAACAGCTATGCTGACGTCATCGATTACGTCGGCGCCGGCCCGTTCCGCCCCACCCCGACAAAGAATTCGGGCCGTGAGCCACTTGGAGTAGCAGGGTATTCACCACTGGTGGAGGCTTCACAGGTTCCAGTCGTAGCCATTGGTGATGTGCACGCCGAGGACGCCGCAGATTTGGCAGCTACGGGTGTGGCCGGGGTGGCGATCGTTCGCGGTTTCATGCAGGCTGCGGACCCCGCTGCGGCTGCTCGGCAGGTTAAGCAGGCTTTTAATTCCGACGCCACGCCGGCGCCGCACAACGCGGAATGA
- the argH gene encoding argininosuccinate lyase — MTTPAHGTNEGALWGGRFSGGPAEAMAALSKSTHFDWVLAPYDVLASQAHARVLNRAGLLSDEDLETMLAGLKKLGEDVESGAFVPEPSDEDVHGAMERGLIDRVGPEIGGRLRAGRSRNDQVATLFRMWVREAIRDVAAGVTDVVDALVAQAEAHPDVIMPGKTHFQAAQPVLLGHQLLAHAHPLQRDIQRLKDLDGRLAVSPYGSGALAGSSLALDPEAIAEELGFDSAADNSIDATSSRDFASEAAFVFAQTAVDLSRLAEEIIAWSTPEFGYVILADAWSTGSSIMPQKKNPDVAELMRGKTGRLIGNVSGLLATLKAMPLAYNRDLQEDKEPIVDSVAQLNLLLPAMAGLVGTLTFHPERLRELAPAGFTLATDLAEWMVRQGVPFRVAHEASGSCVRIAEERGVDLVDLTDEELAGVHEALTPAVREVLTIDGAVASRSTRGGTAGVRVAEQRERVKAQASDDRAWAETSPIPGR, encoded by the coding sequence ATGACCACTCCGGCACACGGCACGAATGAAGGCGCTCTGTGGGGCGGCCGCTTCTCCGGCGGCCCTGCAGAAGCGATGGCGGCGCTCAGCAAGTCCACCCATTTTGATTGGGTTCTGGCCCCTTATGATGTGCTGGCTTCTCAAGCTCATGCCCGCGTTCTCAACCGTGCGGGTTTGCTGTCTGACGAAGATTTGGAAACCATGCTCGCCGGATTGAAGAAGCTAGGGGAGGACGTGGAGTCCGGTGCTTTTGTCCCAGAGCCTTCTGATGAAGATGTGCACGGGGCGATGGAACGCGGATTGATTGACCGCGTGGGACCGGAAATCGGTGGCCGTTTACGCGCGGGGCGTTCCCGTAACGACCAGGTTGCTACCTTGTTTCGGATGTGGGTGCGGGAGGCGATTCGCGACGTTGCTGCCGGAGTGACGGATGTTGTCGATGCCCTCGTCGCTCAGGCCGAGGCACACCCCGATGTGATCATGCCGGGCAAAACCCACTTCCAGGCTGCCCAGCCAGTGCTACTGGGGCACCAATTGTTAGCCCACGCGCACCCATTGCAACGCGATATCCAGCGCCTCAAGGACCTCGACGGTCGCCTCGCTGTGTCGCCCTACGGTTCCGGTGCGCTTGCGGGCTCTTCCCTCGCGCTAGATCCGGAGGCCATCGCAGAAGAACTCGGCTTCGATTCCGCAGCAGATAATTCGATTGACGCCACCAGTTCCCGCGACTTTGCCTCCGAAGCGGCTTTCGTGTTTGCCCAGACCGCCGTCGATCTTTCCCGCTTAGCAGAAGAAATCATTGCTTGGTCCACTCCGGAGTTTGGTTACGTCATCTTGGCCGATGCGTGGTCCACGGGATCGTCGATCATGCCGCAGAAGAAGAACCCGGATGTGGCTGAGCTCATGCGTGGCAAGACGGGGCGCCTCATCGGCAACGTCTCGGGTCTGCTCGCCACCCTGAAAGCTATGCCATTGGCGTACAACCGCGATCTGCAGGAAGACAAGGAGCCCATTGTGGACTCCGTCGCGCAGCTCAACCTGTTGCTGCCCGCTATGGCTGGGTTGGTTGGCACACTGACTTTCCACCCCGAGCGCCTGCGCGAACTGGCTCCTGCCGGTTTCACTTTGGCTACCGATTTGGCCGAGTGGATGGTTCGCCAAGGTGTGCCTTTCCGCGTGGCTCACGAGGCTTCGGGATCGTGCGTGCGCATCGCCGAGGAACGAGGTGTGGATTTGGTCGACCTGACCGATGAAGAACTCGCAGGGGTGCACGAAGCACTGACCCCCGCGGTCCGCGAGGTACTAACCATCGATGGCGCAGTGGCTTCGCGTTCCACTCGTGGCGGTACCGCAGGAGTGCGGGTCGCTGAGCAGCGCGAAAGGGTTAAGGCTCAAGCTAGCGATGACCGCGCATGGGCCGAAACTTCACCGATTCCAGGCCGCTAG
- a CDS encoding Trm112 family protein, with translation MIDPKLLEILACPQDKQPLEDHGDYLVNPRLGVAYPVQDDIPVLLVDEAVKWPLASA, from the coding sequence ATGATCGATCCGAAGCTTCTTGAGATCCTCGCCTGCCCACAAGATAAGCAGCCGCTGGAGGATCATGGTGACTATTTGGTCAACCCACGCTTGGGGGTCGCTTATCCGGTGCAAGATGATATTCCGGTGCTGCTAGTTGATGAGGCCGTGAAATGGCCACTGGCGAGCGCCTAA
- the thiC gene encoding phosphomethylpyrimidine synthase ThiC has product MDAYASEIHPKHSYAPIGENGLEVPETQIQLDDSPTGPNKPLKIYRTRGPWADPTEGLAGLRTDWIQDRGDVEEYEGRRRNLLDDGNRAAKRGAASEEWKGQTRKPLRAKDGKRVTQMHYARRGDITPEMEFVALREHCDVEKVRSEVAAGRAIIPNNVNHPESEPMIIGNAFLTKINANIGNSAVTSSIREEVDKLRWATRWGADTVMDLSTGNDIHTTREWILRNSPVPIGTVPIYQALEKVDGVAEDLTWEIFRDTVIEQCEQGVDYMTIHAGVRLPFVPLTTNRVTGIVSRGGSIMAGWCLAHHKESFLYENYDELCEIFAQYDVAFSLGDGLRPGSIADANDKAQFAELKTIGELTRRAWEHDVQVMVEGPGHVPLNKVQVNNELEQDWCSGAPFYTLGPLVTDIAPGYDHITSAIGAANIAMGGTAMLCYVTPKEHLGLPNKDDVKTGVITYKVAAHAADVAKGHPGAQEWDDAMSKARFEFRWHDQFALSLDPDTAQAYHDETLPAEPAKTAHFCSMCGPKFCSMRISQDIRDTFKDQLGTDLGMPTFGEQLDPDVEQAAEDGMEQKAEEFREQGGQIYLEESAVVRDK; this is encoded by the coding sequence GTGGACGCTTACGCATCCGAAATTCATCCAAAGCACTCTTACGCCCCCATCGGCGAAAACGGACTCGAGGTACCGGAAACGCAGATTCAACTGGATGACTCCCCCACCGGCCCTAACAAGCCACTGAAAATCTACCGCACACGTGGCCCTTGGGCGGATCCAACCGAAGGTCTCGCCGGTCTGCGCACTGACTGGATCCAAGACCGGGGCGATGTCGAGGAGTACGAGGGTCGGCGTCGAAACCTACTGGACGACGGCAACCGAGCAGCCAAGCGCGGTGCAGCGAGTGAGGAGTGGAAAGGCCAGACCCGCAAGCCTCTGCGCGCCAAGGACGGCAAGCGTGTGACGCAAATGCACTACGCACGCCGCGGTGACATCACCCCAGAGATGGAGTTCGTTGCGCTGCGCGAGCACTGCGACGTAGAAAAGGTTCGAAGTGAGGTGGCTGCAGGCCGCGCCATCATTCCAAATAACGTTAACCACCCGGAAAGCGAGCCGATGATCATCGGCAACGCCTTCCTGACGAAGATCAACGCGAACATTGGTAACTCGGCGGTGACCTCGTCCATCCGTGAGGAAGTCGACAAGCTGCGCTGGGCAACCCGCTGGGGCGCCGATACCGTAATGGATCTGTCCACCGGTAACGACATTCACACCACTCGCGAGTGGATTCTGCGCAACTCCCCTGTGCCGATCGGTACCGTGCCGATCTACCAGGCACTCGAGAAGGTCGACGGTGTGGCCGAGGACCTGACGTGGGAGATTTTCCGAGACACCGTTATCGAACAGTGCGAACAGGGCGTGGACTACATGACGATCCACGCTGGTGTGCGACTGCCTTTCGTGCCACTGACCACCAACCGCGTGACCGGCATTGTTTCCCGCGGTGGTTCGATCATGGCGGGCTGGTGCTTGGCGCACCACAAGGAAAGCTTCCTGTACGAAAACTACGACGAGCTATGCGAGATTTTCGCCCAGTACGATGTTGCCTTCTCCCTCGGCGATGGCCTGCGCCCGGGTTCCATTGCTGATGCAAACGACAAAGCCCAGTTCGCCGAACTGAAAACCATCGGCGAGTTGACCCGACGTGCGTGGGAGCACGACGTGCAGGTCATGGTGGAAGGCCCGGGCCACGTTCCGCTGAACAAGGTGCAGGTCAATAACGAGCTAGAGCAGGACTGGTGCAGCGGAGCCCCGTTCTACACGCTCGGCCCGCTGGTGACGGATATCGCGCCAGGCTATGACCACATCACCAGTGCTATTGGTGCGGCAAATATCGCCATGGGTGGCACGGCAATGCTGTGTTACGTCACCCCGAAGGAACACCTGGGCCTGCCGAACAAGGACGACGTGAAGACCGGCGTGATCACCTACAAGGTGGCAGCCCACGCCGCCGATGTAGCCAAGGGGCACCCGGGAGCCCAGGAATGGGACGATGCGATGAGTAAGGCACGCTTCGAGTTCCGCTGGCATGACCAGTTCGCTCTGTCACTGGATCCCGATACCGCGCAAGCGTACCACGATGAGACCCTGCCGGCCGAGCCTGCGAAAACCGCCCACTTCTGCTCGATGTGTGGGCCGAAGTTCTGCTCCATGCGCATCAGCCAAGACATTCGCGATACGTTCAAGGATCAGCTGGGCACGGATCTTGGCATGCCGACCTTCGGTGAGCAGCTGGATCCGGACGTGGAACAGGCCGCCGAGGACGGCATGGAACAAAAAGCCGAGGAGTTTCGCGAACAGGGCGGCCAGATCTACCTGGAGGAATCCGCGGTTGTCCGGGACAAATAA
- a CDS encoding thiazole synthase, translating to MLEIAGKSFDSHLIMGTGGATSQTQLEKALIASGTQLTTVAMRRFRGSKNAPEGAQGETVFGLLERLGIDVLPNTAGCRTAKDAMLTAQLAREALGTNWVKLEIIADDRTLLPDVVELVDTCEMLEAEGFEVLAYTSDDPVVAKRLEDAGAAAVMPLGSPIGTGLGILNPHNIELICARANVPVLLDAGVGTASDATLAMELGCSGVLLASAVNRCQDPVAMARAMKLAVEAGYLARTAGRIPQRTHAQGALASSSFDGLAQWDETWAEEVL from the coding sequence ATGTTGGAAATCGCAGGTAAGAGTTTCGACTCGCACCTCATCATGGGTACGGGCGGTGCGACGAGCCAAACGCAGCTGGAAAAAGCGCTGATTGCCAGTGGCACACAGCTGACGACGGTGGCTATGCGACGTTTTCGAGGCAGTAAAAACGCCCCGGAAGGCGCGCAAGGTGAAACCGTTTTCGGTCTGCTGGAGCGATTAGGAATCGATGTGCTGCCCAACACCGCGGGGTGCCGCACGGCGAAAGATGCAATGCTCACCGCGCAATTAGCGCGGGAAGCCCTGGGGACGAATTGGGTGAAGCTGGAGATCATCGCCGATGACCGCACGCTGCTGCCCGATGTAGTGGAGCTGGTCGACACGTGCGAGATGCTCGAGGCTGAAGGGTTTGAAGTGCTCGCGTACACCAGTGATGATCCGGTGGTGGCGAAACGTTTAGAGGATGCCGGCGCGGCTGCCGTCATGCCGCTGGGCTCCCCAATCGGCACTGGCCTGGGTATTTTGAATCCGCACAATATTGAACTCATCTGCGCTCGTGCAAATGTGCCCGTACTTCTGGATGCCGGGGTGGGGACCGCCTCGGATGCCACATTGGCGATGGAGCTCGGTTGCAGTGGAGTGTTGCTGGCCAGTGCAGTAAATCGTTGCCAAGACCCGGTTGCCATGGCGCGAGCGATGAAGTTGGCGGTGGAAGCTGGTTACCTCGCCCGAACCGCCGGTCGCATTCCGCAACGCACGCATGCCCAAGGTGCCTTGGCGAGCTCTAGTTTCGATGGCTTGGCGCAATGGGATGAGACATGGGCCGAGGAGGTCCTCTAA
- the argF gene encoding ornithine carbamoyltransferase, translated as MVKHFLVDDDLTPAEQAEVLELAAELKADRFNNQYRDMMQRRSVAVLFDKTSTRTRFSFDAGVTELGGNPIIVETGVSQMGKGETIQDTGAVLSRFVHAIVWRTGPHKNLTDMAETATVPIISSLSDDYHPCQILADLQTIKEHKGRLQGLKAVYFGDGANNMANSYMLGFATAGIDVTISAPEGFQPKPEFVERARKRAEETGATITITDEVDAAGADVVITDTWLSMGQDPNEDRSVLREYQVNEALMATAADDAILMHCLPAYRGNEVTAEVIDGKQSVVFDEAENRLHAQKALLVWLLR; from the coding sequence ATGGTTAAACATTTCCTCGTAGACGATGATTTAACGCCCGCCGAGCAGGCCGAGGTGTTGGAGTTAGCCGCCGAACTCAAAGCGGATCGGTTCAACAACCAATACCGTGACATGATGCAACGCCGCAGTGTGGCCGTGCTTTTCGATAAGACCTCTACCCGTACTCGCTTTTCTTTCGACGCCGGCGTGACCGAACTCGGTGGAAACCCCATTATCGTGGAAACCGGGGTGTCGCAGATGGGGAAGGGCGAGACCATTCAAGATACTGGCGCGGTACTATCGCGCTTTGTGCACGCGATCGTATGGCGCACCGGCCCGCATAAAAATTTGACGGATATGGCAGAAACCGCGACGGTGCCCATCATCAGCTCATTGTCTGATGACTACCATCCGTGCCAGATCCTGGCGGATCTGCAAACCATCAAGGAACACAAGGGGCGGTTGCAAGGCCTTAAAGCTGTGTACTTCGGCGATGGGGCGAACAATATGGCCAACTCCTACATGCTTGGCTTCGCGACGGCCGGAATTGACGTGACGATCAGCGCACCTGAGGGGTTCCAGCCCAAGCCGGAGTTCGTGGAGCGGGCGCGCAAACGTGCAGAGGAAACCGGGGCTACCATCACGATTACGGATGAAGTTGATGCCGCCGGTGCTGATGTGGTGATCACCGATACATGGTTGTCGATGGGGCAGGATCCCAACGAAGATCGCAGCGTGCTGCGGGAGTACCAGGTGAACGAGGCTCTCATGGCCACCGCAGCAGACGATGCGATTCTCATGCATTGCCTTCCCGCGTACCGTGGTAATGAGGTGACCGCCGAAGTGATCGACGGTAAGCAATCAGTAGTGTTTGATGAGGCTGAAAATCGTCTCCATGCACAGAAAGCGTTGTTGGTATGGCTGCTGCGTTAA
- the argR gene encoding arginine repressor encodes MAAALTRTARQDMIGRIIGAEKVSSQRELLDMLLTRGIDITQATLSRDLVDLGAKKIRSGGEVYYSLSTDVRIDGPDKLRRVLAELLVERDWSGNIAVLRTPPGAAQYLASILDRTEIGRVVATIAGDDTVFVLAREPLTGKELAEYFHQLSLS; translated from the coding sequence ATGGCTGCTGCGTTAACACGAACTGCGCGCCAAGACATGATTGGGCGCATCATCGGGGCAGAAAAGGTATCCAGTCAGCGAGAGTTACTGGATATGCTGCTGACCCGGGGTATTGATATTACCCAGGCGACCTTGTCCCGGGACTTGGTCGATTTGGGCGCCAAAAAGATTCGCTCGGGTGGCGAGGTTTATTACTCGCTGTCGACAGATGTGCGGATCGATGGCCCCGATAAGCTCCGACGAGTGTTGGCGGAGTTGTTGGTGGAGCGCGATTGGTCCGGCAATATCGCGGTTCTCCGCACTCCGCCGGGGGCTGCTCAATACCTCGCAAGCATTTTGGATCGCACCGAGATTGGTCGGGTGGTTGCCACAATCGCCGGTGACGATACTGTTTTTGTGCTGGCGAGGGAGCCACTAACGGGCAAAGAGTTGGCAGAGTACTTTCACCAGCTTTCCCTGAGCTAG
- the thiS gene encoding sulfur carrier protein ThiS, whose product MFYTVNREERTSDEPMTIAKVVRLETGDDIAEAKGLAVALNQTVVPRSRWNEQQVNEGDEIDLLVAVQGG is encoded by the coding sequence ATGTTTTACACCGTGAATCGTGAAGAACGCACGAGTGATGAACCTATGACGATCGCGAAGGTCGTGCGCCTGGAAACGGGCGACGATATCGCGGAGGCCAAGGGGCTGGCGGTAGCACTAAACCAGACCGTGGTGCCACGCAGCCGTTGGAATGAACAGCAGGTCAATGAGGGCGATGAGATCGATCTGCTCGTTGCCGTGCAGGGCGGTTAA
- a CDS encoding argininosuccinate synthase: protein MKDRVVLAYSGGLDTTVAISWIAKERNAEVVAVSIDLGQGGEDMETVRQRALGAGAVESVVVDARDEFAEEYCLPTIKANGMYMKEYPLVSAISRPLIVKHMTEAAKEHGGTAVAHGCTGKGNDQVRFEVGFANTAPDLEIIAPVRDYAWTREKAIAFAEENGIPIEQSKKSPFSIDQNVWGRAVETGFLEDLWNAPTKDVYAYTEDPALGQAPDEVIISFEGGKPVAIDGRKVSVLEAIEELNRRAGAQGVGRLDMVEDRLIGIKSREVYEAPGAVTLIRAHEALEAITVERELARYKRQIDAEWSNQVYDGLWFSPLKRSLDAFIESTQEHVTGDIRLVLHAGSITVNGRRSSKSLYDFNLATYDEGDSFDQSMARGFVELHGLSSKIACKRDLAN, encoded by the coding sequence ATGAAAGATCGCGTAGTTCTCGCATACTCCGGTGGCCTTGATACCACCGTCGCTATCAGCTGGATTGCCAAGGAGCGCAACGCTGAAGTTGTCGCTGTGTCCATCGACTTGGGCCAGGGTGGCGAAGATATGGAAACCGTGCGCCAGCGTGCACTGGGGGCCGGTGCTGTTGAATCTGTAGTAGTTGACGCTCGCGACGAGTTCGCTGAAGAGTACTGCCTGCCGACCATCAAGGCCAACGGCATGTACATGAAGGAATACCCGCTGGTTTCCGCGATTTCTCGTCCTCTCATCGTTAAGCACATGACCGAGGCCGCCAAGGAGCACGGTGGCACCGCAGTAGCCCATGGCTGCACAGGTAAGGGCAATGACCAGGTTCGTTTCGAGGTTGGATTCGCCAATACTGCGCCGGATCTTGAGATTATCGCTCCAGTTCGTGACTATGCATGGACTAGGGAAAAGGCCATCGCTTTTGCTGAAGAAAATGGCATCCCCATCGAACAGTCTAAGAAGTCCCCATTCTCCATCGACCAAAACGTATGGGGTCGTGCTGTCGAGACAGGCTTCTTGGAGGACCTGTGGAATGCGCCGACCAAGGACGTTTATGCCTACACCGAGGATCCAGCTTTGGGCCAGGCTCCTGATGAAGTCATCATTAGCTTTGAAGGCGGTAAACCAGTAGCGATTGACGGCCGGAAGGTATCGGTGCTGGAGGCTATTGAGGAGCTCAATCGTCGTGCTGGTGCTCAGGGTGTGGGTCGCTTGGACATGGTTGAGGACCGCCTCATCGGCATCAAGTCCCGTGAGGTCTATGAAGCTCCTGGCGCTGTAACCTTGATCCGCGCGCACGAGGCTCTCGAGGCCATCACCGTGGAGCGCGAGCTGGCTCGTTACAAGCGTCAGATCGACGCCGAGTGGTCCAACCAGGTCTACGACGGCCTCTGGTTCTCCCCACTGAAGCGCTCCCTCGATGCTTTCATCGAGTCCACGCAGGAGCACGTCACCGGCGATATCCGCCTAGTTTTGCACGCTGGCTCCATCACCGTTAACGGTCGCCGTTCCAGCAAGTCTCTTTACGACTTCAACTTGGCGACCTACGACGAGGGTGACTCCTTTGACCAGTCCATGGCTCGTGGCTTCGTGGAACTGCATGGCCTGAGCTCCAAGATCGCCTGCAAGCGCGATCTGGCGAACTAG